In one window of Paraflavitalea soli DNA:
- a CDS encoding alpha/beta fold hydrolase, protein MSVMPVLYERVAGCNIAYSRTGTGYPLLLLHGFPQTHMAWHQVVPLLDKHFTLIIPDLPGYGDSTGPAPDEQHEAYSKRNIGNILVQFMQQLGFPKFGVAGHDRGGRVGYRMAFDHPQTVTRLAVLDIIPTGEMADRMTFDLALALPHWWLLAQPYPFPETLIIQQAEYYLKNTLDSWSGNKKSITEEAWQEYLRCFKNPSVIRAMCEDYRAGATVDVQYDRHNKDRGQRITCPVLVLYPTDFFAARFGNPVSVWEKWAVDVQGMAVESGHFLMEEIPGEVSKALDDFFS, encoded by the coding sequence ATGTCAGTAATGCCAGTATTATATGAACGTGTGGCAGGCTGTAATATAGCCTATTCCAGAACGGGCACCGGCTATCCGCTGTTGCTGTTACATGGATTCCCACAAACGCATATGGCATGGCACCAGGTAGTGCCGCTACTGGATAAGCACTTTACCCTGATCATTCCGGACCTTCCCGGCTATGGTGATTCTACAGGTCCGGCTCCCGATGAACAGCATGAAGCCTATTCAAAAAGAAATATTGGTAATATCCTTGTTCAGTTTATGCAACAGCTTGGCTTTCCAAAGTTTGGTGTTGCAGGACATGACCGTGGAGGAAGGGTAGGATACAGGATGGCTTTCGATCATCCTCAAACCGTTACCAGGCTGGCTGTATTGGATATTATTCCTACCGGAGAAATGGCCGATCGCATGACCTTTGATCTTGCGCTTGCTTTGCCGCATTGGTGGTTACTTGCCCAGCCATATCCATTTCCGGAAACCTTAATTATACAACAAGCGGAATATTACCTAAAAAATACCCTGGATAGCTGGTCTGGTAATAAAAAATCCATCACGGAGGAAGCCTGGCAGGAATACCTGCGCTGCTTCAAAAATCCATCTGTGATCAGGGCCATGTGCGAAGATTACCGGGCTGGTGCTACGGTGGATGTGCAATATGACCGGCACAATAAGGATCGTGGACAACGTATTACTTGTCCGGTGCTGGTATTATATCCCACTGATTTTTTTGCTGCCAGGTTTGGTAACCCTGTATCTGTGTGGGAGAAATGGGCTGTTGATGTACAGGGAATGGCTGTTGAGTCCGGGCATTTTTTAATGGAAGAAATTCCCGGTGAAGTGAGTAAAGCTT